From the genome of Mycoplasmopsis bovis PG45:
ATATGTTAATTTTTGAAGCTTTTTAGGAGTCATACTTTCTTTTGACAAAAATCAGTTTGAAACATCTTTATAACTATATTTCTTGTTCATATTTCAACTCCTTTAATTACATTATAAATTTTATCACACTTAAAAAAGTACTAGTAAAATACCTAATAATGCAATTAGAATATAATTAGCGAGTAATTATAAAGTAATTACTTTCTAATTAGTTTTTTAGTAAAAATTAAACTTTAAAAAGTTTGTCATTTGGTGATAGCTCTAAAACAATATTTGAATTATTAAGCACATGTTCTGGAATTTTATCTTTAAGTATTGAAATAATTAATTGTGCTTTACTATGTAATAAATAGTTATGTATATCACTATTTTATAGATGATTGAGCTGCCACGATATAAAACAAAATAAAAAACTTAAACCTCAGATTCGTTCGTATGTGAAATCAAAATTTCTTTAATAGTCACATCCTGTGGCAGTTCATAAATATATAAAATAGTCTGAGCTATTGTTTCGGGTTTTAAACCATTATCAATACTTCTTTGGAATTGCAAGTATTCGTCCTTAATTTTTTGATTTTTAACTGTGCTTAATAAGTTTGTATTTACAATTGCTGGCTCTATTAATGAAAACCTAATGTTGGTATGTGCTAGTTCTCTTCTAGCTTGCTGAGTTATAGCATTGACTGCAAATTTTGAACCATTATAAACTGAGTGATCATCATAAGTAAATCTACCTGCAGTGCTACTTATATTAATTATTGTTCCGCTGTTTTCTTTTATCATTGATGGAAGTACGGCATCCATACCATTAATTACACCTTTTATATTGGTGTCTATAATGTCATATTTATCTTGCAATGATTGCTCATAGTACTTATCTAGGGGCATAATGCCAGCATTATTAAGCATTAAATCAACTGAACCAAATTCTTTTTGTGCTTCAATAATGGCTTGATTAAGACTATTAAAATCTCTTACATCAATCTTTTTAATTAAACAGTTTTTGAAATCTATTGTCTCTAAGACATCAATATTTTTATCAATTAAAAGCATAGGGTAATTTTTAGAAGCAAATAATTTTGCTGAAGCTAGTCCAATGCCAGAATTAGCGCCAGTTATTGCAATTAGTTTTTTCATATAGTCCTTAAATTTAGTTAGTTAACAATTTTATTTTATTAAAAAATGAATTAGCATAAAGCAAAATGCATGTCTTGTTGGAATAATACAATTTGCTAAAAATCCTATAAAACA
Proteins encoded in this window:
- a CDS encoding SDR family oxidoreductase, with product MKKLIAITGANSGIGLASAKLFASKNYPMLLIDKNIDVLETIDFKNCLIKKIDVRDFNSLNQAIIEAQKEFGSVDLMLNNAGIMPLDKYYEQSLQDKYDIIDTNIKGVINGMDAVLPSMIKENSGTIINISSTAGRFTYDDHSVYNGSKFAVNAITQQARRELAHTNIRFSLIEPAIVNTNLLSTVKNQKIKDEYLQFQRSIDNGLKPETIAQTILYIYELPQDVTIKEILISHTNESEV